One Thiocapsa sp. genomic window, GCCTTCATGACCGGCAAGCTCAAGTTCAAGGAAGGTGACTACAAGGCGATGCTGAAGGATCCGCGCATGGCCAATCCCTTCGTGAAAAGCTTTGGGCTGATGCAGCAGATCCCGACGGACGAGCTCGGCTGAGCCGCGTCCTCGGCAACATGTGTCGATTCGAGGTGGCTGTAAGGTCACCGCGAATCGACGGACCCGGCGAGACGCGGCTCAGGTTGATTGACGGAGCGTTCCGCGCTTGGCGGCTAAGCTTGATGACGGCCCTTCTCGGTTCAACCGAGCGCATAACCCGCGTCGACATTGAGGCAGGCACCGGTGATTCGGCGCGCGTCCTCGGACGCGAGAAAGAGCACGGCACGGGCCACGTCGCCCGGCTCTACGGCCTCTTGGCGTAAGCGATGACGGCGCTTCACGGTCGAGGCGATCAGATCGGTCGCACCGCCCCACATCGGTGATTCCACGACACCCGGAGCCACAGCATTCACCCGAATGCCGCGCGCGCCGAGTGCCATCGCCAACCGCCGCGTCAACATCTCCAGACCCGCCTTGCTCGCCGAGTAGCTCGTGGAGGTGCAGGTCTCGAAGGGGTGCTGCGCACAGGCCGACGACATGTTGATGACGACCGGGGCGGCGCTGTGCTCGAGCAAACCGAGAAAGCCTTGCGTCAGCGCAAAGGGCGCGATCAGGTTGACCTCCAGGGTCGTCCGCCAGGCCTCGACCGTCTCCTCGAGATCACCTTGGCTCAAGATCACGCCGGCATTGTTCACTAAGACGTCCAGACGCCCATCCGTGTCGCGAATCTCGGCGACGAGTCGCTCGCGGAAGTCCGCATCCGTCACGTCGCCTACCCGCAGACGCAAGACACCCGCGTCGATTGTCTGACCCCACTGCTGCGCAAGCGCGGCGACCTTCTCCGGATCCCGCCCGCAGGTCACGACCCGATCGCCGGCCTCGATGAAGGCGGCGACGAGCCCTTCTCCGATCCCGGATGTCCCGCCGCTGATGCAGACGATGCGCGGCGTCGTGGCGGTCATCGCTCGCGCTGCCCGAGATTGGCGTGGATGAGCGCCCCGTTCAGCACCGGGGCATGGGCCGCGAAGGCCACGGTGTCGGCAATCTCTTCCGGCTCGATCAGCCGATCGAACGCCGACATGCCGGTCACGGCGGCAAGGGTGTCCGGATCGCCGCCGATCATGGCACGGATTTGCTCGGTATCCGTGAAGCCGGGGCAGATCATGCAGGTGTGGATCCCGCACCCGGCAAGATCTTGGCAAGTCGAACGCATCATCCCGGCCAGGGCATGCTTGGCGATCACGTAGCTCGCCACGCCGGGAACCGCCTTCTCCGCCAGGGTCGAGCCGATGTAGATGATGCTCGACCCGACACCCATGTGCGGCAGGGCCAACTGGTTCAGGGCGTTGGCGGCGACCAGATTGAGCTCGAGCACGGCGCGCAGATCCTCGCTCGGCAAGGCGTCGATGCTGTCGCGACGCATGACCGAGGCGTTGTGGACCAAACAGATGCGCTCGGCATCGGCCAACCAGGCTTTAAGCGGGACGGCGATCCGATCGATCGCGTCCGGCTGAGCTAAATCGCATGTCAGGTTCTCCACCCCACGCTCCGTGCAGGGACGGCGAGAGAGATTGACGACGACGCTGCCCTCCAACAGAAAACGGGTCGCGATGGCGCGACCGATCCCCGCACTCGCACCGGTGACGACAAGTAGATTCATGGTGTACCCCAAGACGAAAAGGCCCATTGTCCTGCACCCGACGAGACACCCAGCTCGATGGCGCGCAGATCCCGACACGCCAGCTCGGATCGCGCACGCAGCCGCGCCAGCAGCAGCTCGGCCAGCTCTTCGATCGTCACGTTTCGAATGGGCAGGAGCAGCACGTCGCGCTCGAGGAAGGCCAGGCGCTCCTCGCCGAACCAAGCGACGACCATTCCGTCACCATGCTCGATCCTCAGATGCGGCGACCGCTCCGGCAGCAGCAGGCGCTCGTCGAGCTCATCGCAAAGCGACTTGAGCACCCGCTTGAGCATGACGTAATCGAACGCCATACCGTCCGCGCCGACCGGCGCCGTGACATTGCAGCGAATCCGAAAATTGTGGCCATGCAGGTTCTCCCGCTCGGTCGCGGAGAAGATGGTGAAATGGCCGGCGCTGAAATTAAGATATTCCTTGCTGATCTCGATACGGGTGAGTATGTCGGTATCCAAGGTCGTCTCCGGTGCTGCACCGGCGCCCCGGATCCGGAGCACCTATCGGTGACGGGCGCATAGATCGTCGTTCTGCCCGACACTTCGGGGATGTGGGGGCACTCGGCCGAATCCAAGTTAAACCGCGTCCGCGGTACATGATGATGCTTCGATCCACCCGCCCTTTCGAGAACACCAACAACGTTGGAGTCGACGCGGTTTAGAACAATTGAAAGACTTAAACTGCGCCTGCTGAAAGGTTCATTGATTCATGAGAGACCGAGCCATGACGAACACGGCGCATGTCATAACGGGCGCAGTTTAAAGAGGCTCCACCTCGCCGTCGTAGGGCTCGATCTCGGTCACGTCGATCCGATAGCCGGCTTCGGCAAGGTCGCTGCTGGTGGAGATCACGCGAAGCGTCCCCGTGACCCAAACGGTATCGAACAGCTCGCCGACATACTCGCGGCCCTCGGGCGCAACGACATGAATCGTCTGATTCGCGGGCGGTGGCGGAACATGGATGCAGGCGCCGTAATAGGGTACCAAGAGAAACTCGGACATCTTGCGCGCATCCAGCTCCAAGGGTACGACGAAGCCGGGAAGCCTTACCCGCAGCCCGTCCAGCTCTTCCACGACCGGAGCATCGGCCCAGAGGGCCATGAGCTTGTCCATCAGCTCCAAGGCTCGCGGATCTTCGTCGTCCATCTCATCGAGCGCATCGAGGTCGAAGTCTTCGAGCAGGGTCTCGGGCTGCCACTCGACCGGGATCAAGCGATCCCAATCGATTTCCTCGGCCGGTATCGCGCTGGAAGTCGCGGATGCGGGCCCGGCCGATTCTTCACCGCAACCCATGAGCGATAGGGCGAGGATGACCGGGAACAGACTCGCAAATAGCTTCATCGTCTTGATTATCAAGGATTAACCCCTTACGCCGCAAGCCTTGAACACATGGCTCGATCACTCACACCCGAATCGACAGCCCGTCCGCCAAAGACAGCCGATACGCGCGATACGCGGGGATCAGGCCGACCAGGAATCCGGCGGCGAGGACCAGCGCCAGCAACATCATCTCATGAGCCGAGAGGGTTCCGACAGCGACGAAGATCCCCATCGCCGACAAGATCAGCGGCTGGGCCACCAGCAGCGCCCCGTAAAGAAGCCCCAGGCCGACGAGGATGCCGAGCAGGGTCAATGCGAGAGCCTCGCCCAGGATCAGCGCGAAGACGTGGCCCGGACGGGCGCCGACCGAGCGCAGGATCGCCATCTCGCGCCTGCGCTCGCCGAGACTCGTCAGCAGCGCAGTCAAGAGACCGAAGAGACCCACGACGACCACGAATCCCGAGACCAGCAGCAAGGCCCGCTCGCCGACCGCGATCAGACCCCACAGCTCGGCGAGTGCTACGCCGGGCAGGATGGCCATCAGGGGTTCCTGTCGGTAGTCGTTGACGAAGCGCTGCACCTGGAAGGTCGAGATCCGCGAGGTGAGACCCACCAAGGCCGCGGTGATGGCTTTGGGTGCAAGGTCCATGGCACGCGCGGCATCGGCGTCGACGACCCGGCCCGGCAAGGGCGCTCCGCCCTCCCAGCCGACATGGATCGCCTCGATACCTTCCAGGCTCACATGCACCGTGCGATCGACCGGGGTACCGGTCGGCGCGAGGATCCCTGCAACGCGGAATGGATGGTCGTCGTGACGCGCAAAGGCGACATCCGAGGCGCCGTGCGCAATCACGATGGAATCGCCCAAGCCGTAACCCAGCGCCTTCGCCACATCGGCCCCGAGCACCGCGTCGTAGAGGTCGGAAAAAGGCACACCCTCGGCCAGGACGAGCGCGCGACCGCGACCGTATCGGTAATGATCGAAATAGGCCGAGACGGTGCCGAGGACGGGGTATCCGCGGTGCGAGTCACCCAGAGAGATCGGGATAGACCAGGCGACGCGCGGGTGGGCCGCGATGTCCAGGTAGGACTCCCAGGAGATGTTGTTGGTGGCATGGCCGATCCGGAAGACCGCGTAGAGCAGCAGCTGAACCGGTCCGGTCCGCGCCCCGACGATCAGGTCGGTGCCCGAGATGGTGTTGGCGAAGCTCGCACGCGTCTCGGTACGTAGACGCTCCACGCCGACCAGCAGCGCGACGCTCAGGCCGATCGAGATGACGGTGAGCATTGCCGTACCGCGGCGATTGAGGAGGCTCTTCCAGGCGAGGCTCAGGATGGGCACGGGGCCGCGGGGCGCCTAACCGCTCAAGCCTTCGATCCGACTCGCCAGCGTGAAATCCAGCTCCGTGATCCCGCCCGCGTCGTGGGTCGAGAGATCGACCACGACACTGTTGTAGACGTTGCTCCACTCGGGGTGATGATCCATCGACTCGGCCACCAGCGCGACCCGACTCATGAAGCCGAATGCCTCGACGAAGTCCTTGAATTCAAAACTCTTATGGAGCTTTCCGTCGAGCAAGCTCCAAGGAGCCGGAGCGGACGCGTTGAGCTCCGAGAGCGCCCTCGCGATCGATTCGGCATCGAGCTTGGCGCGGCTCATATTGAACCGCTCCGGGCACGATATGGACAGTTCGAGTAAGTGTGGCGCTTCACATGGCTCCCCAAAGGTTTGAGCAGGCGCGGCTCAAGACGCCAAGCGCTTTCACTGTAGAAAAACGTTCGCTGTTTTCACCTGAACCGCGTCGATGCCAAGAGTCGTGATGGCGTCGATCAGACGGCTCACGCAGCCCGGGCATGAACCCACGGACGCGGTTCAGTTAGTGATGGGCAATCTGTTTCTCGGTAAAGAGATAGTCCTTCAGCTCCTTGTCGAAGGCCGGATCCTTACGGCGAATCCATTCGAGCACCATCGCCGCATGCTCCTTTTCCTCGTCGCGATTATGCGCCAGGATCGCCTTCAGGTCCTCGTCCTTGCAGACGTCGACCCGCTGGTTGTACCAGTCGACCGCCTCGAGCTCCTCCATCAGCGAGATGATGGCCCGGTGCATATCCCGGGTCTCGTCGGACAGTTCTTCGGTCGGCTCGTGGTAGCCCTCGTTCGCCATGCGACGTCTCCAGTTGTTAGGCTCCAATGAAGTCTTAGCTCGCTAAACGCGATACGCCTGATTGTCGGCCGCCACTCTCCAAAAGACAACCCTCCGCCGGCGGCCGCGTGACGCTTTCGTGCCCCGTAAGAAACATCCGGAGTCTTCGCGAAACATTTCGAGTTATCTCGGCGGCCGCATCCTACAGCTCGAAATGGACCCGCCATGACCCGATCTTGTCCGCGAGCGTAGTCGGCGGCATCGGCGACGCCCGAGTTTTCCTAAGTTACGAACTATGGAGTCACGTGTATGAAATCGTTTCAGAAACTGTTGCTGGTGATAATTCTAGCGCCTTGGGCCAGTGTCCTTCCAGCCGGAGAGGCACAGTGGGCGACCTGGGATTTCGATGACGAAGCGATCGCCTATCGCGTCGACGGCGCCGGTCCGCCCGTGGTCCAAATCCACGGGATCGGCGCAGGGGCGTCCTCCGCCCAGACGCGCTATCAGATCGACGCGCTCGTCCAAACAGGATATCGCGTCTATTCGATCGACCTGACCGGCTGGGGACGATCGATCGGCCCGCAGCGCCGCTTCACCGGGGCCAACTATGTCGACATGCTCGGCGCCTTTCTGACCGAGGTCGTCGTCGAGCCCGCGGCACTCGTGGCACATTCTCTGGGCGGGACCTACGCGATCGCCGTGGCGGCCGACTACCCCGAGCAAGTCACGGCACTGGTGCTGAATGCACCCGTCGGCGCGGAGAGCTTCACGACCGAGCCGGGCTCGGCCAACGAAGCTCTCTGGGAGCGTGTCGTCTCCGGAAAAGCAGGACAAACCGCCTATGCAGCCTTAGGCTCCAGGCTATCCATCCGATCCTTCTGCCGCAGCTCTCTGTATGTTGATCCGTCGTTTTGCGATACCGAGACGATCAACGACTACCTGCAATACACACGAAACCCGGATTCGATCTATGCCGCCGCCTCTTTCTTGACAAGCAATCTCGGGCTCGACGTACGCGATGATTTCGCCGACATCCAATCTCCCGTCCTCCTGATCTGGGGCGTCGAGAATGCCTTCACTCCGCCAAGGGAAGGCGAGGCCTTTCTCGCGTTGAATGCCTCGGCAAATCTGATTCAGATCTCGCCCGGGGGGGCGCTCGTGAACGACGAGGCTCAGGTACGTTTCGACGAGCTCATGATCGGCCATCTTCGCCTCAATCATCCCGTGGACTGAGACCGAAGCTGTTGCGGAGGAAGGTTTCGGTTTGCTCGCGATAGGTGGCGCGGGCGGGCTCGGAGCCACCCCCGCAGGCGAGCTCGCAAACCACGTCAGTCGGCGATTCCGGGTCGCAATGGGTCGCTGCGCTGATCAGGACCGATTCGATCGAAAAGTCGAGAGCGGATTCCAGTAGCGCGACCGAGCCATTCGCGTTGCAGCCGCTCGGTTCCGAACGCAGACTCATCAGCGGCAGCGGCCTTAGGCGTGCGGCCGCGCAAAGTGTGCGCGGATAGGGCACCGCATCGAGCATGACGAGAGCGGCCGGGAAGATGCCGGAGCTCTGAAGCGCGACGGCTGCCTCGAAACTGATGGCGCCTCCTGCGCTGTGTCCGGCTAACGCGATGCGGCCTGGGTCCAGTATCCCATGCAAAGCATCGGTGGGATCCTCGGCCCGAGCAATAAGCCAGCGTACATGATCGGCCGTGTTCTCGACCTCGCGGCGTCCCACGATGGGGCGCTCATCCGACGCGACGAGATTGGGCAGCATGATGATGATCCCCGCGGAGGCATAGGCGATCGCCGAGTCGAGATGACGCCCGTAATCGCGCGCGAAGCCGTGCGTAAGGACGAGTGCGGGTAAGGGCAAACTCAGCGGTTGCGCGTCCTCGCTCGGGATGAGGAGCAGATAGTCGATGCGATCGCCCGATTGAGTCAGGCGAGTTCCCCGCGTGATATCAACAGGGCCTGGCTCATTCGCGAGGACCTCGGGGCCGACTAGGGATAGCCCCAGGATAAACAGGAAGTAACCGGATTGGCTCATGGACATTTTCCTCTGAGGATATCCGGGAAAACCGCCGGGGGTTGAGCTGACCGCGGCCCATGGGATGCGCGGGATCCCGCTTGAACGCTGTAGGGCATCCTTCGGAGCTTCGATGCTGTCCGCCCGTTCTGCCGGAACGGCAGAAACCCGGCCCCCGGCGAGACGTCCGGGGGCCGCGATGATTGACGTTGACGCGAACCCGGTCTCGGCTCGATACCGAAAACCGCCTGCGATTAATCAGTCGCCGGGGTTGATCGTCACCGAGCCGCTGCGGCCACCCGGACCGGTCATGGTGCGCGTCGCCGTGCCTGCGTCCCGATCGACGCTTGTCGTGCTCTGGATCGTCCGCTGATCGCCACGCGGGCCGGTCACCGTGGTGGACCGACCGCCACCCTCGTTGCGGCTTGTGTCTGTCGAGACGGATTTGCCGTTCTGGGTGCTATAGGTGGTTCCGACCGACTTGTTTTCCCGGTCGACGGATGTCGTAGCATCGACTGAACGCCCACTTTGGCCCGTGATGGTTCGATTTAGTGTCCCTTCCTCCCGATCAACGGTGCCGGTCGAGGTCCGCGTCCGTCCGCCGGGGCCGGTTACCGTACTATTCACCTCGCCGGTCTGGCGGTCGAATTCGGTTTGGCTCGAGCGCGAGAAGGTTCTGCCGCCCTCAGTGGTGACGGATTGATTACGATTGACGCTGTTGCCTGAGCGCTCCGACTGGCCCGAGTAGGTTCCGGATGCGCCTCGATCCGTCGACCAGGTTCCACTGCGCTCCCGGTCGGCCTGGACGCCGGTGCTCAAGGCGACCATTGCGATGGCGCCGACGATCACGCGGGTAACTTTGCTCGATGTCTTCATGGGACTCTCCGAACCGCAACAAGAAGGAAGGTGTTTCATCATGTGTCTTTGATTGCTCATGTGTGTATCCTTCAGACGTTCTGGCCTGGGTGGATGGAAAGAGAAATCTGCTTAACGTCCATGACTGTCGTGCCGATCTGACGCATCGCCTCCAGGTGCCAGATTAGGCGGAAGTTTGCGCAAGTTCCGTACGCTGGCGAACAGTGCGATTTCCCTAATGGTCGTCCTTCGGCTTTATCGATCCTGGGCACAATCCTAGCGAAGGCGAGCTGAACGAGAGATGAACGAACGCGTCACCCGCGTCAGCGGGGTCGATGAAGCCAGCCTTGAACTGTAACCGCGAGAACACCGACCCGAAGGTATCGTCGCCGGGCCTCACTGCAGAACACTGCAACGACGGCGGGAACCAAGGAGGCTGGGCGAGCCCAAACTTCACCATCGCAGCTGCCCCGTCGTCACCTTATCGTTTCGCAGCGAAAATGCCTGAGGTCAACAGTTGAAATCATAGCCTGTCACGAGTTCCGTTGCTCACGGGCAGAGGGCGAGTCTTCCGGCACCAAGTGCTCGCTCGCCGTCCGATCTTTAGGGTGCGGACGAAGCGACTCCGTGCGCACGTGTTTTTTGGAAAGCACGGTGTGCGCGGTATAAACTGGAGCCTGCGTGGCGGCAGTATTCCCCGGATTCAGGATGGATCTGTACGCACCAGCAAGACGGTTCAGCTCTGCGCAGGCTATCCACGCAGCACGAGAAGCAGCAGAAGTACCGAATGATGGGGGAGCCGACCCGCCGAGGGCCTAAAGGGACCGACTGCGCGCCCCGAGTCGTCCTTCATCCCAACACACCGAGAGGTCCTGAATCACATGAGCATTTCTCGTTTCAACCGACTGGTTGGTTTCCTGGCCTTGGGCTTACTCGTCGGCGCTTCGCTCGCGGCGGCCGACGTCGCGGTCGATCCGGAATTCAAGTCGGGGGGCCAGGATCTCGATACTTGGCGACAGGACCAAGCGGTTCGCTTCAAGGCACTGCTTGCATCCATCGGCGACCTGCCGCACACGCCCGGCGTGCTTTTGGAACTGACGGCAGAGGACCGCCGGCAGATCGCCAGGTCCAATGCCGATGGCGGCCCCGGCAAACCATATCAGGTAGGGGTCGTGCGACCCGTCGCCCTCGAGGTTGGATTCGACGCCCTGCACGCGGCGTCTCTGACCGACGACGTCAAACCTTTCTCGGGCGGATTTGTCAGACGCACGGAAACAGGCGGCCTGGTTTGGGCAATGCGTCTCGATACCGGCGATTCCGGCGGCGCGCGCATGCATCTCAAGAATCTGCGTCTTCCGGCGGGGGCCAGCCTCACGCTCTACAACGCAAACGGCGATGTGCGTGGACCCTACCATGGCGTGGCCGAGTCGCTCTGGACGCACTCGATCGACGGCGACGCGATCTTTCTGCAGATTGAAGCGCCACGAGTCCGGGATGCCGGCATCCGGTCGATCCGGTTTCGCATCGAGGAGGCTCTGCTGATCGATTCCCAGGCGCTGGCATTTTGCCCGATCAACGCAAGCTGCGTCGAAGACGGTTCCTGCTACGACACAAGCGATTGGGCCATGATCGAGGTCGCGCGCAAGGCAATCGCCAACATGCTCTTCATCCAAGGTGGAAGCGGCTATATCTGCACGGGCGGGCTCTTAAACGATACGGACACATCGACCCAGATCCCCTATTTTCTGACCGCGAACCATTGTATTTCCACTCAGACTGTTGCCTCGACCGTCGAGACCCGTTTCAATTACCAAACCGCCACCTGCGGCGGCGCCTGCGTGTGGCCCAACACCCCGACGACGCTTGGCGCAACCCTCCTGCACACCTCGGCGACAGACGATCACACACTGCTTCGGTTGACTCAGGATCCCCTCGCGGGCGCTGCCTTCCTAGGCTGGTCGACCAGCCCCGTTGCGAATACCTCGGAGTCGGCGCTCTATCGACTGAGTCATCCGAAGGGATCGCCTCAGGCGTACTCGACCCATGTTGTCAGCACAACCGCGGGCACCTGCCGCGGACTCCCGCGCGGTGCCTTCATCTACAGCCGCGATCAAGTCGGGGCAATCGAGGGTGGAAGTAGCGGTTCGCCCGTGATGAATCAGGAGGCACAGGTCGTCGGTCAACTCTTCGGGAAATGTGGAACGAACCTGGGCGATGTCTGTGATGCCGCCAGCAATGCAACGGTCGATGGGGCCTTCGCCAACTACTTTTCCCAAGTCGCAGAATGGCTCGACCCAGGCAGCGATCCCGAGCCCTGCCCCTCCGAATTGCTCGTCGCAGATCAATCGGATACCGCGAACTGGCTGAGCCTTCTACGTGGCGTGCGTGATCAGGTCCTTCCTACACTGTCGGACGGCGCCTGGATTCGCGAACGCTATTATCGCCATGCCGCCGAGGTAACGCGGATCCTCATGGGCGATCGGCGGCTGCGCGCTCGTGCATTGGCTCTGCTTCAAGACCTACGCCCGGCCCTGGAGACTGCGGTCGCCGGAGGCGATCTAGTCATGAATCGGCGCGAGCAGGGCGTCATGATCGGATTCGCGACAGCTTTGCAAGACTCGGCGAGCCCAGATCTGGCCGACGATCTCGAGCGATTCGTGGCCATAGCTCGGCGCTGAGGGCGGACCCACATCGGAGCGGGCGAGCAAATCGATCAAGCGGAGAATTTGGGGTCGCGGCGCAGGGTCTCGATCAGGATCTCGCGATTGCGGTAGCGGATGTCCTTGCCGACGGCCACGTAGATGACCTGCTCGGCGATGTTGGAGGCGTGGTTGCCGATGCGCTCGAGTGCATGGGCACTGGTCAAGAGACAGACGATCTGGCGCGGCGTAAATCCGGCGAGGTCCTCCTGGCCGAGTAAGTCGCGCGCTTCGTCGGAGGCGTCGAAGAGTCGCGGCTCGTCTTCGAAGACGCCGAGCGCGAGCTCCACGTCGAAGCCGGCGACGGCCTGGATGCTGCGCTCGAACATGCAACAGGCATGATCGTCGAGCTTACGGAGCAGATCCTTGAGCACATCCGAGGGGATGCCGCCTTGGCCGATGCCGATTTCGCGCAGGACCAGCGCTTGACGGGCAATGCGCACCGCCTTGTCCCCGGCCCGCTCGACGTCGCCGGCGATCCGGGAGAGCGCGAGCACGATGCGCAGATCCACGGCGGTTGGCTGACGGCGGGCGATGACCCGGAAGATCTCCTCGTCCGCGTCCAGCGAGAGGTAGTCGATCTGGGGCTCGCGATCGAGTACACGGTAGGCTTGGGTCTCCTCGCCGTCCACAACCGATGCGACGGAGGCTTGAGTCTGCTCGATCACCCGCTGACCCATGTCGAGAATGATCCCGCGCAACTTCGCGAGATCTTGGTCGTAACGGCGTACCGTGTGACCGCCCGCGATGTCGCCTGCACGCGCGGCCTTGTCCCCGACCATCAGCCGAACCGACCGGTAATATAGTCCTCGGTCAACCTGTGCTTGGGGTTGGTGAAGACCTGATTGGTCTCGCCGACCTCGATCAGGTCCCCGAGATGGAAATAAGCGGTGCGTTGCGAGACGCGCGCGGCCTGCTGCATCGAGTGGGTGACGATGGCGATGCTGTAGTTGGCCCGCAACTCGTCGATCAGCTCCTCGATGATGGCGGTCGCGATCGGATCCAGCGCCGAGCAAGGCTCATCCATCAGGATCACCTCAGGGGAGACCGCGATGGTCCTGGCGATGCAGAGACGTTGCTGCTGGCCTCCCGACAAACCCGTGCCGGGCTGGTCGAGTCGGTCTTTGACCTCGTTCCAGAGGCCGGCCTTTTGCAGGCTCTCCTCGATCACCTCGTCGAGCTCCGCCTTGGAGTTGGTGAGGCCGTGGATCCGAGGCCCGTAAGCGACGTTCTCGTAGATCGACTTGGGGAAGGGGTTGGGCTTCTGGAACACCATCCCGACCTGCGCGCGCAGCGGCACCGGGTCAAGCCCCTTGTCGTAGATGTCCTGGCCATC contains:
- a CDS encoding SDR family NAD(P)-dependent oxidoreductase; protein product: MTATTPRIVCISGGTSGIGEGLVAAFIEAGDRVVTCGRDPEKVAALAQQWGQTIDAGVLRLRVGDVTDADFRERLVAEIRDTDGRLDVLVNNAGVILSQGDLEETVEAWRTTLEVNLIAPFALTQGFLGLLEHSAAPVVINMSSACAQHPFETCTSTSYSASKAGLEMLTRRLAMALGARGIRVNAVAPGVVESPMWGGATDLIASTVKRRHRLRQEAVEPGDVARAVLFLASEDARRITGACLNVDAGYALG
- a CDS encoding SDR family NAD(P)-dependent oxidoreductase, with product MNLLVVTGASAGIGRAIATRFLLEGSVVVNLSRRPCTERGVENLTCDLAQPDAIDRIAVPLKAWLADAERICLVHNASVMRRDSIDALPSEDLRAVLELNLVAANALNQLALPHMGVGSSIIYIGSTLAEKAVPGVASYVIAKHALAGMMRSTCQDLAGCGIHTCMICPGFTDTEQIRAMIGGDPDTLAAVTGMSAFDRLIEPEEIADTVAFAAHAPVLNGALIHANLGQRER
- a CDS encoding 6-carboxytetrahydropterin synthase; its protein translation is MDTDILTRIEISKEYLNFSAGHFTIFSATERENLHGHNFRIRCNVTAPVGADGMAFDYVMLKRVLKSLCDELDERLLLPERSPHLRIEHGDGMVVAWFGEERLAFLERDVLLLPIRNVTIEELAELLLARLRARSELACRDLRAIELGVSSGAGQWAFSSWGTP
- a CDS encoding DUF3299 domain-containing protein, translated to MKLFASLFPVILALSLMGCGEESAGPASATSSAIPAEEIDWDRLIPVEWQPETLLEDFDLDALDEMDDEDPRALELMDKLMALWADAPVVEELDGLRVRLPGFVVPLELDARKMSEFLLVPYYGACIHVPPPPANQTIHVVAPEGREYVGELFDTVWVTGTLRVISTSSDLAEAGYRIDVTEIEPYDGEVEPL
- a CDS encoding ABC transporter permease, coding for MPILSLAWKSLLNRRGTAMLTVISIGLSVALLVGVERLRTETRASFANTISGTDLIVGARTGPVQLLLYAVFRIGHATNNISWESYLDIAAHPRVAWSIPISLGDSHRGYPVLGTVSAYFDHYRYGRGRALVLAEGVPFSDLYDAVLGADVAKALGYGLGDSIVIAHGASDVAFARHDDHPFRVAGILAPTGTPVDRTVHVSLEGIEAIHVGWEGGAPLPGRVVDADAARAMDLAPKAITAALVGLTSRISTFQVQRFVNDYRQEPLMAILPGVALAELWGLIAVGERALLLVSGFVVVVGLFGLLTALLTSLGERRREMAILRSVGARPGHVFALILGEALALTLLGILVGLGLLYGALLVAQPLILSAMGIFVAVGTLSAHEMMLLALVLAAGFLVGLIPAYRAYRLSLADGLSIRV
- a CDS encoding 4a-hydroxytetrahydrobiopterin dehydratase produces the protein MSRAKLDAESIARALSELNASAPAPWSLLDGKLHKSFEFKDFVEAFGFMSRVALVAESMDHHPEWSNVYNSVVVDLSTHDAGGITELDFTLASRIEGLSG
- a CDS encoding encapsulin-associated ferritin-like protein, with amino-acid sequence MANEGYHEPTEELSDETRDMHRAIISLMEELEAVDWYNQRVDVCKDEDLKAILAHNRDEEKEHAAMVLEWIRRKDPAFDKELKDYLFTEKQIAHH
- a CDS encoding alpha/beta hydrolase, translating into MKSFQKLLLVIILAPWASVLPAGEAQWATWDFDDEAIAYRVDGAGPPVVQIHGIGAGASSAQTRYQIDALVQTGYRVYSIDLTGWGRSIGPQRRFTGANYVDMLGAFLTEVVVEPAALVAHSLGGTYAIAVAADYPEQVTALVLNAPVGAESFTTEPGSANEALWERVVSGKAGQTAYAALGSRLSIRSFCRSSLYVDPSFCDTETINDYLQYTRNPDSIYAAASFLTSNLGLDVRDDFADIQSPVLLIWGVENAFTPPREGEAFLALNASANLIQISPGGALVNDEAQVRFDELMIGHLRLNHPVD
- a CDS encoding S9 family peptidase, producing MSQSGYFLFILGLSLVGPEVLANEPGPVDITRGTRLTQSGDRIDYLLLIPSEDAQPLSLPLPALVLTHGFARDYGRHLDSAIAYASAGIIIMLPNLVASDERPIVGRREVENTADHVRWLIARAEDPTDALHGILDPGRIALAGHSAGGAISFEAAVALQSSGIFPAALVMLDAVPYPRTLCAAARLRPLPLMSLRSEPSGCNANGSVALLESALDFSIESVLISAATHCDPESPTDVVCELACGGGSEPARATYREQTETFLRNSFGLSPRDD
- a CDS encoding serine protease — protein: MSISRFNRLVGFLALGLLVGASLAAADVAVDPEFKSGGQDLDTWRQDQAVRFKALLASIGDLPHTPGVLLELTAEDRRQIARSNADGGPGKPYQVGVVRPVALEVGFDALHAASLTDDVKPFSGGFVRRTETGGLVWAMRLDTGDSGGARMHLKNLRLPAGASLTLYNANGDVRGPYHGVAESLWTHSIDGDAIFLQIEAPRVRDAGIRSIRFRIEEALLIDSQALAFCPINASCVEDGSCYDTSDWAMIEVARKAIANMLFIQGGSGYICTGGLLNDTDTSTQIPYFLTANHCISTQTVASTVETRFNYQTATCGGACVWPNTPTTLGATLLHTSATDDHTLLRLTQDPLAGAAFLGWSTSPVANTSESALYRLSHPKGSPQAYSTHVVSTTAGTCRGLPRGAFIYSRDQVGAIEGGSSGSPVMNQEAQVVGQLFGKCGTNLGDVCDAASNATVDGAFANYFSQVAEWLDPGSDPEPCPSELLVADQSDTANWLSLLRGVRDQVLPTLSDGAWIRERYYRHAAEVTRILMGDRRLRARALALLQDLRPALETAVAGGDLVMNRREQGVMIGFATALQDSASPDLADDLERFVAIARR
- the phoU gene encoding phosphate signaling complex protein PhoU; the protein is MVGDKAARAGDIAGGHTVRRYDQDLAKLRGIILDMGQRVIEQTQASVASVVDGEETQAYRVLDREPQIDYLSLDADEEIFRVIARRQPTAVDLRIVLALSRIAGDVERAGDKAVRIARQALVLREIGIGQGGIPSDVLKDLLRKLDDHACCMFERSIQAVAGFDVELALGVFEDEPRLFDASDEARDLLGQEDLAGFTPRQIVCLLTSAHALERIGNHASNIAEQVIYVAVGKDIRYRNREILIETLRRDPKFSA
- the pstB gene encoding phosphate ABC transporter ATP-binding protein PstB, producing MSTTVDEMSRRTGAMSSAELAGDRESRETVGDVTCANPRMVCRDVDVFYGSTQAIKGVSLDIGKNEVVSMIGPSGCGKSTFLRCLNRMNDTIDGCRVTGSIQLDGQDIYDKGLDPVPLRAQVGMVFQKPNPFPKSIYENVAYGPRIHGLTNSKAELDEVIEESLQKAGLWNEVKDRLDQPGTGLSGGQQQRLCIARTIAVSPEVILMDEPCSALDPIATAIIEELIDELRANYSIAIVTHSMQQAARVSQRTAYFHLGDLIEVGETNQVFTNPKHRLTEDYITGRFG